A genomic region of Campylobacter corcagiensis contains the following coding sequences:
- the grpE gene encoding nucleotide exchange factor GrpE, whose protein sequence is MKKEDIENLENSEENLENLEDSEAEISQTQSELDKLQNEFSELTDKFYRANADFENMKKRLEREKSVAVEYASEKFAKDLLPIVDALEEAIKIEVGDNELARRIEDGVERCLDIFLETFKKYGIEQVENSGEANPEFHNAINLVESKEHEKGEIVDVYQKGYKFKDRVLRASMVSVAK, encoded by the coding sequence ATGAAAAAAGAAGATATTGAAAATTTAGAAAATAGTGAAGAGAATTTAGAGAATTTGGAAGATTCAGAAGCTGAAATTAGCCAAACTCAAAGTGAGCTTGATAAGCTTCAAAATGAATTTAGCGAATTAACTGATAAATTCTACCGAGCAAACGCTGATTTTGAAAATATGAAAAAACGCCTTGAGCGTGAAAAAAGCGTTGCAGTTGAGTACGCAAGTGAGAAATTTGCAAAAGATTTGCTTCCTATCGTAGATGCTTTAGAAGAAGCCATCAAGATAGAAGTTGGTGATAATGAGCTTGCTAGGCGTATTGAAGATGGCGTTGAAAGATGTCTTGATATTTTTCTTGAGACCTTTAAAAAGTACGGAATCGAGCAGGTTGAAAATTCAGGAGAGGCAAATCCTGAATTTCACAACGCTATAAATTTAGTTGAAAGTAAGGAGCATGAAAAAGGCGAAATAGTAGATGTGTATCAAAAAGGATATAAGTTTAAAGATAGAGTGCTTAGAGCCTCTATGGTGTCAGTAGCAAAATAA
- the rpsO gene encoding 30S ribosomal protein S15 yields the protein MALDQAQKAQIVAQFAKKDGDTGSSEVQIALLTEKIKQLTSHIQSNPKDFSSRLGLLKMVSQRKRLMKYLKNKDYNRYSSLIEKLNLKDR from the coding sequence ATGGCTTTAGATCAGGCTCAAAAAGCACAAATAGTTGCCCAATTCGCAAAAAAAGATGGCGATACAGGTTCATCAGAGGTTCAAATAGCACTTCTTACAGAGAAGATTAAACAGCTTACTTCTCACATTCAGTCTAACCCAAAAGACTTTTCATCAAGACTAGGTCTACTAAAAATGGTTAGCCAAAGAAAAAGACTTATGAAATACCTTAAAAATAAAGATTATAATAGATATTCTAGTTTAATAGAAAAACTAAATCTTAAGGATAGATAA
- a CDS encoding YadA-like family protein yields MKISKVVFFLVLANVLFAGNFYTIDNGNLVEVVKDGNEYIIKNSDPKSVIASDKILVISRFNDTNIAFGKDALTQGSNSIAIGNGAKTEKPFSMAIGTRAQAKGETSTAIGYEAEALGDYSMALGMNSKSEGYLGTAIGYGANAKGRQSQAIGILAKSSGEQSQAIGKQAEASGEQSQAIGVGAKSSGLDSQAIGTKAKATGQQSNAIGRNAFAENKNDISIGSFSVAKGEQSVAIGTQAKSLLLDGIAIGTLANSEGDRSSAIGNKSQALGENSNAIGTSSESKGTNSNAFGAGAKALGENSNAIGALSQATGHTSNAIGVMAKATGNSATAIGFRSIANGNYSMSLGEKAISNGLLAIALGSEANASGRNSTTIGYKAKASKENTVAIGKNAKSESVNSISIGENATNQKRIEDKEAHTTKQSDHSIAIGTNSKNEDLKSVAIGYEATNESQFSVALGANSITKGSYDIAIGNKAQTDDHSSIAIGESTVANGYASTAIGKQANAKNNYSTALGYKATSDGYYAMALGSETNAKGDNTTAIGHQAQANIINSIALGSFSVANTDKDQAGWDFKTGKRSTETNHIWKSTAAAVSIGRASGYQGGAITRQITNVAAGTNPTDAVNVAQLKSLKDYSDETFINKTELNNINQNLGNKISDVVGDNTNIVVASDEDDKTKKKVSLNPELKNLTSAEFEDGDKLTKIEANKITIGSGNDAIVIKNDNGSRAITGLTNTTWNAGYTKDDIVSGRAATEDQLLSITQNLQSNIAKSNTEVTAGDNIVVTQTTGANGNKIYKVETKKDVSFDKVSVGNVAISDNSVKIKNVKLDENGLKVGDKVEITKNEIKNDKVKISSNKVAIDNKTTIDNNGVTIKQDDPSKGDVKLTKNGLDNGKNKITNLADGEDDTDAATVGQIKSIKAGDAGIKQSDKKEKWAKDKPKSTGTNSVAIGGGSNDYGRDNTVSVGSKGHERTISNVANPVYDTDAVNLRYLNNRLANVYSDMEELRDESRAGIASAVALGMLPQSTVPGKSLIAIGAGHHKGESAVSLGLSGMSDDGKWIFKGGVSYDSQENATVGGSVGYFFN; encoded by the coding sequence ATGAAAATATCAAAAGTGGTATTTTTTTTGGTTCTTGCAAATGTGCTATTTGCAGGGAATTTTTATACCATTGATAATGGTAATTTGGTCGAGGTGGTAAAAGACGGAAATGAGTATATTATTAAAAACTCAGATCCAAAGAGTGTTATCGCATCAGATAAAATTTTAGTTATATCTAGATTTAACGATACAAATATAGCTTTTGGAAAAGATGCTTTGACACAAGGTTCAAATTCCATAGCTATTGGCAATGGAGCAAAAACAGAAAAACCATTTTCTATGGCTATAGGAACACGTGCACAAGCAAAAGGTGAAACATCAACAGCTATTGGATATGAGGCTGAAGCATTAGGTGATTATAGTATGGCTTTAGGTATGAATTCAAAATCAGAAGGTTATCTAGGAACTGCTATTGGGTATGGTGCAAATGCCAAAGGAAGACAAAGTCAAGCTATAGGAATATTAGCCAAATCAAGCGGGGAACAAAGTCAAGCTATAGGAAAACAAGCGGAAGCAAGCGGGGAACAAAGTCAAGCTATAGGAGTTGGGGCTAAATCATCTGGCTTGGATAGTCAAGCCATAGGGACAAAAGCAAAAGCAACCGGACAACAAAGCAATGCAATAGGTAGAAATGCTTTTGCTGAAAATAAAAACGACATATCTATTGGAAGTTTTTCTGTTGCAAAAGGAGAACAAAGTGTTGCCATAGGAACACAAGCAAAATCTCTTTTACTTGATGGAATAGCAATTGGAACACTAGCAAATTCAGAAGGCGATAGAAGTAGTGCTATAGGAAATAAATCGCAAGCACTAGGCGAAAATAGTAATGCTATAGGTACATCATCAGAATCTAAAGGAACTAATAGCAACGCATTTGGTGCTGGAGCTAAAGCACTAGGCGAAAATAGTAATGCTATAGGTGCACTATCACAAGCTACTGGACATACTAGCAATGCAATAGGAGTTATGGCAAAAGCTACTGGAAATAGCGCTACAGCTATAGGATTTCGATCTATAGCAAATGGAAATTACTCTATGTCTTTAGGTGAAAAGGCTATATCTAATGGATTATTGGCTATAGCATTGGGTAGTGAAGCAAATGCTTCTGGACGAAATTCTACTACTATAGGATATAAGGCAAAAGCCAGCAAGGAAAATACTGTAGCCATTGGTAAAAACGCTAAATCAGAAAGTGTAAATTCAATAAGCATAGGCGAAAATGCTACAAATCAAAAAAGAATAGAAGACAAAGAAGCACATACTACAAAACAATCTGATCACTCAATAGCCATAGGAACAAATTCAAAAAATGAAGATCTTAAATCAGTAGCTATTGGATATGAAGCTACAAATGAAAGTCAATTTTCAGTAGCTTTAGGAGCAAATTCGATTACAAAAGGCTCTTATGATATTGCAATAGGAAATAAAGCTCAAACTGATGATCATAGTAGTATAGCAATAGGAGAAAGTACTGTTGCAAATGGCTATGCTTCAACAGCCATCGGAAAACAGGCTAATGCAAAAAATAATTATAGTACAGCATTAGGATATAAAGCTACATCTGATGGATATTATGCCATGGCTCTTGGTAGTGAAACAAACGCAAAAGGAGATAATACAACAGCTATCGGACATCAAGCACAAGCAAATATTATAAATTCAATTGCTCTAGGCTCATTTTCTGTAGCAAATACAGATAAAGATCAGGCTGGTTGGGATTTTAAAACAGGAAAGCGAAGCACGGAAACAAATCATATTTGGAAAAGCACTGCAGCAGCAGTTTCTATCGGTAGAGCTTCAGGATACCAAGGTGGGGCTATCACTCGTCAAATAACAAATGTTGCAGCAGGAACAAATCCTACCGATGCAGTTAATGTCGCTCAACTTAAATCACTTAAAGATTATAGTGATGAAACTTTTATCAATAAAACAGAACTAAATAACATTAATCAAAATTTAGGTAATAAAATATCAGATGTAGTAGGTGATAACACAAACATAGTAGTTGCTTCTGATGAAGATGATAAGACTAAAAAGAAAGTAAGTTTAAACCCTGAGCTTAAAAATTTAACAAGTGCTGAGTTTGAAGATGGCGATAAGCTTACAAAAATAGAAGCTAATAAAATAACTATTGGTAGTGGAAATGATGCGATCGTTATTAAAAATGATAATGGTAGTAGAGCTATCACAGGTCTTACAAATACAACTTGGAACGCTGGTTATACAAAAGATGATATTGTTTCAGGTAGAGCTGCCACAGAAGATCAGCTTCTTAGCATAACTCAAAATTTACAATCAAATATAGCTAAAAGTAACACAGAGGTTACAGCTGGAGATAACATAGTAGTTACTCAAACAACTGGAGCAAATGGAAATAAAATTTACAAGGTTGAAACTAAAAAAGATGTAAGCTTTGATAAAGTAAGTGTTGGAAATGTTGCCATCAGCGATAATAGTGTGAAAATCAAAAATGTTAAGCTTGATGAAAATGGCTTAAAAGTTGGCGATAAGGTCGAAATAACTAAAAATGAAATCAAAAACGATAAAGTTAAAATTTCAAGTAACAAAGTCGCTATAGATAACAAAACTACCATAGATAATAATGGGGTTACCATTAAACAAGATGATCCAAGCAAAGGTGATGTTAAACTAACAAAAAATGGTTTAGATAATGGCAAAAATAAAATCACAAATTTAGCTGATGGCGAAGATGACACTGACGCAGCTACTGTTGGACAGATTAAAAGCATAAAAGCTGGAGATGCTGGTATAAAACAAAGTGATAAAAAAGAAAAATGGGCAAAAGATAAACCTAAATCAACTGGAACAAACTCAGTTGCCATTGGCGGTGGGTCAAACGACTATGGTAGAGATAACACAGTCTCAGTTGGTAGCAAAGGCCATGAAAGAACTATAAGTAATGTCGCAAATCCAGTATATGACACTGATGCGGTAAATTTAAGATACCTAAACAACCGCTTAGCTAATGTTTATAGCGATATGGAAGAATTAAGAGATGAAAGTAGAGCTGGGATTGCTTCTGCTGTAGCTCTTGGCATGCTTCCACAATCAACCGTTCCAGGAAAATCTCTAATAGCAATCGGAGCTGGTCATCACAAGGGTGAAAGTGCTGTGTCTTTAGGACTATCTGGAATGAGTGATGATGGAAAATGGATATTTAAAGGTGGTGTTAGTTATGATTCTCAAGAAAATGCAACTGTTGGTGGTTCAGTCGGATATTTCTTTAACTAA
- a CDS encoding HrcA family transcriptional regulator: MKTNKTELILNYIIEAYLDENEPIGSAELGLRMDGMIPASTIRVYFKKLSDLGSLKQLHVSGGRIPTTKAMKHYWSQRLSFKDELAINSLGNLSKILENFKIYCIISGINSEILEEVINYSHKYIILNFKSCEFLLKFDEKIYNFLLNLVGIGLDELYTICSQVGLSELRTKIGLFKRSNVLFISNKTLVYEIYRDDKFEMLLDPSFSSYMSSNLAYEPLFERSYMGVKRDIKLGDKNAVMLCAGSVYEDWEKFFDTIAEVA, encoded by the coding sequence ATGAAAACAAATAAAACAGAGTTGATTCTTAACTATATAATAGAAGCTTATCTTGATGAAAATGAGCCGATAGGTTCAGCTGAACTTGGGCTTAGAATGGATGGGATGATTCCTGCTTCTACTATTAGAGTCTATTTTAAAAAGCTTAGTGATTTAGGCTCACTTAAACAGCTTCATGTAAGTGGTGGTAGGATTCCAACCACAAAAGCGATGAAGCATTACTGGAGTCAAAGACTTAGCTTTAAAGATGAATTAGCTATTAATAGTTTAGGAAATCTCTCTAAAATTTTAGAAAATTTCAAAATTTATTGCATTATTAGTGGCATAAATAGCGAAATTTTAGAAGAAGTCATCAACTATTCTCATAAGTATATAATTCTTAATTTTAAAAGTTGCGAATTTCTACTAAAATTTGATGAAAAGATTTATAACTTTTTGCTAAATTTGGTTGGTATTGGTCTTGATGAGCTATATACTATCTGTTCTCAGGTTGGTTTAAGCGAGCTTCGTACAAAAATAGGACTTTTTAAACGCTCAAATGTTCTTTTTATAAGTAATAAAACACTTGTTTATGAAATTTATAGAGATGATAAATTTGAGATGTTGTTAGATCCTAGTTTTAGTTCTTATATGAGCTCAAATTTGGCTTATGAACCGCTTTTTGAGCGTAGTTATATGGGTGTTAAAAGAGATATAAAGTTAGGAGATAAAAACGCTGTGATGCTTTGTGCAGGAAGTGTTTATGAGGATTGGGAAAAGTTTTTTGATACTATAGCGGAGGTAGCATGA
- a CDS encoding RrF2 family transcriptional regulator: MLFTKASEYALLSLIYISSKSTPQDVETMSKELDISKSFLAKILQNLARDGILNSFKGANGGFLMAKNPQNLTLLEIIESAERHEMSVFECSRSKQSCEKGDSCKIWHMFNDIQNQIDNYMGGITLQKILENGAKI; this comes from the coding sequence ATGCTTTTTACCAAAGCTAGTGAATATGCACTTTTGTCACTTATTTACATTTCAAGCAAAAGTACACCACAAGATGTTGAAACTATGTCAAAAGAGCTTGATATTTCTAAGAGTTTTCTTGCTAAAATTTTACAAAATTTAGCTCGTGATGGGATACTAAATTCCTTCAAAGGTGCAAATGGTGGTTTTTTGATGGCAAAAAATCCACAAAACCTTACGCTTCTTGAGATTATAGAGAGTGCAGAAAGACATGAGATGAGTGTTTTTGAGTGTTCTAGGTCAAAACAGAGCTGTGAAAAAGGTGATAGCTGTAAAATTTGGCATATGTTTAATGATATACAAAATCAAATCGATAACTATATGGGCGGGATAACTCTACAAAAAATCCTAGAAAATGGTGCTAAAATATGA
- a CDS encoding PstS family phosphate ABC transporter substrate-binding protein — protein sequence MKRFFIKLFGAIFCFGLLVLIFLSISKINEIFSQEYNFIVISVLFFFWVVVCSKLSSYIDKKFPASLKENYHKGIKVSITGVLTFFIYVFWLHFLIIMSFEGYFLKYFWVWFFIIISLCYLSSKLLYNLIFHKKDKLTLTLFLVLFFLVFAYTSLKIYDDTRPGVNVTQNTYDYRPFDGEKLTLLNKPANLKLNQNLPLLDGATALYPVYSAFASAVYDRLECILKDAVRLSTTKGAYEAIANKEVDMIFVAKPNDEQINKAKQNGVNLKFTPIGREAFVFFVSSKNSVNGLTSGQIREIYSGKIKRWSEVGEGFLYGDEILAYQRDKGSGSQSALENFMGEVRIMEPKKDEVVGLMSGIIEQVASYKNYKNAIGFSFRFYTQEMISGGDIKLLAIDGIKPTKENIKNGSYPLTSQIYAVTIDGEESPETTKFLEWILSNQGQEILEKVGYVGVN from the coding sequence ATGAAGCGCTTTTTTATAAAGCTTTTTGGAGCGATATTTTGTTTTGGACTTTTGGTTTTGATATTTTTATCCATATCTAAAATCAATGAAATTTTTTCTCAAGAGTATAATTTTATCGTTATTTCTGTACTTTTCTTTTTTTGGGTTGTGGTTTGTTCTAAACTATCAAGCTATATTGATAAGAAATTTCCAGCTTCTCTTAAGGAAAATTATCATAAAGGTATAAAAGTTTCTATAACGGGAGTTTTAACTTTTTTTATATATGTTTTTTGGTTACATTTTTTAATAATAATGAGTTTTGAAGGGTATTTTTTAAAATATTTTTGGGTATGGTTTTTTATAATTATCTCTCTTTGTTATCTCTCATCAAAACTTCTTTATAATTTAATATTTCATAAAAAAGATAAACTTACTTTAACTCTGTTTTTAGTGCTGTTTTTCTTAGTTTTTGCCTATACTAGCTTAAAGATATATGATGATACTCGCCCAGGCGTAAATGTTACTCAAAATACATATGATTACCGTCCATTTGATGGAGAAAAACTAACTCTCCTAAATAAACCAGCTAATCTAAAACTTAATCAAAATTTACCACTTCTTGATGGCGCAACTGCTCTTTATCCAGTTTATAGTGCCTTTGCGAGTGCGGTTTATGATAGATTGGAGTGTATTTTAAAAGATGCTGTTAGGCTCTCAACTACTAAAGGAGCGTATGAGGCTATAGCAAATAAAGAAGTTGATATGATATTTGTAGCAAAACCAAATGATGAGCAGATTAATAAAGCCAAACAAAATGGCGTAAATCTTAAATTCACACCGATTGGGCGTGAAGCATTTGTCTTTTTTGTAAGTTCTAAAAATAGTGTAAATGGTCTTACAAGTGGGCAGATTAGAGAAATTTATAGTGGAAAGATAAAGCGTTGGAGTGAAGTTGGTGAAGGGTTTTTATATGGAGATGAAATTTTAGCTTATCAAAGAGATAAAGGAAGTGGCTCACAAAGTGCTTTGGAAAATTTTATGGGTGAAGTTAGGATAATGGAGCCTAAAAAAGATGAAGTTGTGGGTCTTATGAGTGGGATTATTGAGCAAGTTGCAAGTTATAAAAACTACAAAAACGCTATAGGCTTTTCATTTCGTTTTTATACTCAAGAGATGATAAGTGGTGGAGATATAAAACTTCTTGCGATTGATGGCATAAAACCAACAAAAGAAAATATTAAAAATGGCTCGT
- a CDS encoding DHH family phosphoesterase produces the protein MRVYHLSHTDLDGYSAQIVTNFYFKDIEFFNSNYGKEIDAKFNQIVSLIEESLYQDESKKSLILVTDLNLSLSQCECFEKKAKELNAKILLLDHHQSGLECAKKYPWYLLDSSRCATLITYEFFSQILGEDSDLGEFVKMVNSVDIWLKDDIYFEFGKVCLGLVAGAKEINSVMFTKESREYIFYLLKKAREFMGKDNAHIKLDGATHGLKKEFFIDGDDDTLSNLISKYVVEKLTQDRAKFEINYLDKKGILTYNIGNTSVIGNDFLVANPDIDFFLDVTSRKTMSFRANGNADVSQISKHLVGGGGHINASGGFYAGFKDGYIYEDIRSQIAGLIKTKTESIDESK, from the coding sequence ATGAGAGTTTATCACCTTTCTCACACGGATTTAGATGGATATTCTGCTCAAATTGTCACAAATTTTTATTTTAAAGATATAGAATTTTTTAACTCTAATTACGGCAAAGAAATAGATGCTAAATTTAACCAAATAGTCTCTTTGATAGAAGAAAGTTTATATCAAGATGAGAGTAAAAAATCACTTATATTAGTTACAGATCTTAATCTAAGCTTATCACAATGTGAGTGTTTTGAGAAAAAAGCTAAAGAACTAAACGCTAAAATTTTACTACTTGATCACCATCAAAGTGGATTAGAATGCGCTAAAAAATACCCTTGGTATCTACTTGATAGTTCAAGATGTGCAACTCTTATAACTTATGAGTTTTTTAGTCAAATTTTAGGCGAAGATAGTGATTTGGGTGAGTTTGTGAAAATGGTAAATTCAGTTGATATCTGGCTTAAAGATGATATATACTTCGAGTTTGGCAAGGTTTGTTTAGGACTTGTAGCAGGAGCTAAAGAGATAAATAGCGTGATGTTTACTAAAGAAAGCAGGGAGTATATATTTTACTTGCTAAAAAAAGCACGTGAATTTATGGGTAAAGATAACGCTCATATCAAGCTTGACGGGGCAACTCATGGCTTGAAAAAGGAATTTTTTATAGATGGCGATGATGATACATTAAGCAACCTAATCTCAAAATATGTAGTTGAAAAACTTACTCAAGATAGGGCTAAATTTGAGATAAACTATCTTGATAAAAAAGGCATTTTAACTTACAATATCGGCAACACTTCGGTTATAGGAAATGACTTTTTAGTGGCAAACCCAGATATAGACTTCTTCTTAGATGTCACAAGTAGAAAAACGATGAGCTTTAGAGCAAATGGTAACGCCGATGTTAGTCAAATTTCAAAGCACTTAGTTGGTGGCGGTGGACATATAAATGCTAGTGGTGGGTTTTATGCTGGGTTTAAGGATGGATATATTTATGAAGATATTAGGTCTCAAATAGCTGGACTTATAAAGACAAAAACGGAGAGTATTGATGAATCAAAATGA
- a CDS encoding helix-turn-helix transcriptional regulator, translating into MEVSDIFNILHNAVESKYMGKKISQSAMAKKLGVSMRTYQDWRLGNSRPGAVMAVFTMLSELDDDESAFVLNKIKKLIKKDGYAKSDS; encoded by the coding sequence ATGGAAGTAAGTGATATTTTTAATATTTTACATAACGCTGTTGAGTCAAAATATATGGGAAAGAAAATTTCTCAGTCTGCCATGGCAAAAAAGCTTGGAGTTTCTATGAGAACTTATCAAGATTGGCGTCTTGGAAATAGCAGACCAGGTGCTGTAATGGCTGTATTTACAATGCTTAGTGAGCTTGACGATGATGAAAGTGCATTTGTACTAAATAAGATAAAAAAACTTATAAAAAAGGATGGTTATGCAAAGAGTGACAGTTAA
- the dnaK gene encoding molecular chaperone DnaK, whose product MSKVIGIDLGTTNSAVAIFERGEGKIIPNKEGKNTTPSIVAFTDKGEILVGDTAKRQAVTNPHKTIYSIKRIMGLMMNEDNAKEAQKRLPYKIVDRNGAAAVEIDGKIYTPQEISAKVLIKLKEDAESYLGENVVDAVITVPAYFNDSQRKATKEAGTIAGLNVLRIVNEPTAAALAYGLDKKASEKIVVYDLGGGTFDVTVLETGENVVEVLATGGDAFLGGDDFDNKLIDYLLSEFKSESGIDLKGDVMAMQRLKEAAENAKKELSSAMETTVNLPFITADQNGPKHLTKTITRAKFESMIEGLVAETIQTLKKVMSDAGVSNSDIAEIVMVGGSTRVPLVNQEVQKAFGGKELNKSVNPDEVVAIGAAIQGAVIKGDVKDVLLLDVTPLSLGIETLGGVMTKVIEKGTTIPTKKAQVFSTAEDNQSAVTINVLQGEREFARDNKTLGNFNLEGIMPAPRGVPQIEVQFDIDANGILTVSAKDKATGKATDIRITGSSGLSDEEIEKMVKDAELHKEDDKKRKDLVDTRNGADSIAHQTEKTLNEMGEKIPGDVRANIESALNDLKTVLKDENATKEAIDSKVQALSKVAEDMYKAASQQEQANQQNANNQSKAGANKKDDDDVIDAEVE is encoded by the coding sequence ATGAGCAAAGTAATTGGAATAGATTTAGGTACAACAAACTCAGCAGTTGCGATATTTGAAAGAGGCGAAGGCAAGATTATTCCAAATAAAGAGGGAAAAAATACAACTCCATCAATTGTCGCTTTTACAGATAAAGGTGAAATTTTAGTTGGCGATACAGCTAAAAGACAAGCTGTTACAAACCCACATAAGACTATTTATTCTATAAAAAGAATAATGGGTCTGATGATGAATGAAGATAACGCAAAAGAAGCACAAAAAAGACTTCCATATAAGATAGTTGATAGAAATGGTGCAGCAGCAGTTGAGATAGATGGTAAAATTTACACTCCACAAGAAATTTCAGCTAAAGTTTTAATAAAACTAAAAGAAGATGCAGAAAGCTATCTTGGAGAAAATGTTGTCGATGCTGTTATCACAGTTCCAGCTTATTTTAACGATAGCCAAAGAAAAGCTACAAAAGAAGCAGGAACTATCGCAGGACTTAATGTTTTAAGAATAGTAAATGAACCAACCGCAGCGGCCTTAGCTTATGGTCTTGATAAAAAAGCATCTGAAAAGATCGTAGTTTATGACCTTGGTGGTGGAACATTTGATGTTACAGTGCTTGAAACTGGCGAAAATGTTGTTGAAGTTTTAGCAACTGGAGGGGACGCGTTTTTGGGTGGTGATGACTTTGATAATAAGCTAATTGACTATCTTTTAAGCGAATTTAAAAGCGAAAGCGGCATAGACCTAAAAGGCGATGTTATGGCTATGCAGCGTCTAAAAGAAGCAGCTGAAAATGCTAAAAAAGAGCTATCAAGTGCAATGGAAACAACTGTAAATTTGCCATTTATCACAGCTGATCAAAATGGTCCAAAACACCTTACAAAAACTATCACAAGAGCAAAATTTGAAAGTATGATAGAAGGTCTTGTGGCTGAGACTATACAGACTCTTAAAAAAGTTATGAGTGATGCAGGGGTAAGTAACTCTGATATCGCTGAGATCGTTATGGTGGGTGGTTCAACTCGTGTTCCGCTAGTTAATCAAGAAGTTCAAAAAGCATTTGGTGGAAAAGAGCTAAATAAAAGCGTTAACCCTGATGAAGTTGTGGCAATTGGTGCTGCTATTCAAGGTGCTGTTATAAAAGGTGATGTTAAAGACGTGCTTTTACTTGATGTTACACCACTTAGCCTTGGAATTGAGACTTTGGGTGGGGTTATGACAAAAGTTATAGAAAAAGGTACAACTATACCAACTAAAAAAGCTCAAGTCTTCTCAACTGCTGAGGATAACCAAAGTGCTGTTACTATAAATGTACTTCAGGGCGAAAGAGAATTTGCTAGAGATAATAAAACTTTGGGTAATTTTAATCTTGAAGGAATTATGCCAGCACCGCGTGGCGTTCCGCAAATTGAAGTTCAATTTGACATCGACGCAAACGGAATTTTAACAGTTTCAGCAAAAGATAAAGCTACAGGAAAAGCAACTGATATAAGAATAACAGGCTCAAGCGGACTAAGTGATGAAGAGATCGAGAAAATGGTAAAAGATGCCGAGCTTCATAAAGAAGATGATAAAAAAAGAAAAGATCTAGTTGACACTAGAAATGGGGCTGATTCTATAGCTCATCAAACAGAAAAAACTCTAAATGAGATGGGAGAAAAAATACCAGGTGATGTTAGGGCAAATATAGAGAGTGCTTTAAATGATTTAAAAACTGTACTAAAAGATGAAAATGCTACAAAAGAGGCAATTGATAGCAAAGTTCAAGCTTTAAGTAAAGTAGCTGAGGATATGTATAAAGCAGCAAGCCAGCAAGAACAAGCAAATCAGCAAAATGCCAATAACCAAAGTAAAGCAGGGGCAAATAAAAAAGATGACGATGATGTGATTGATGCTGAGGTTGAGTAA